AGACAAAGTACAGCGCGAAGAGGATCACGCTGAAGAAGACGGTGGTCACCACCACATCGCCGGGGGTGAGGAAGGCACTGGCGATGATGATGATCACGGTTGCGTGCCGCCAGTATTTGATCAGCCACCGGGCAGTCACGATCCTGAAGCGGGCCAGGAAGAAGGTGAGCACCGGCAACTCGAACATGATCCCCACCGTCAGCAGGGTGTAGAGAAAGAGATCGAGATAGGCGTCAATGTGGAGGTTGGCCCGGAGACCGGCCGCCTTGGCCTCCTGGAAGAGGATGTCCCCCAGGAACTTGAAGGCCTGGAAGTAGGCGAAGACCGCCCCCAGGACGAACATCCCGCTGGTGACAAGCACGAAGGGGACCACGTACTTCCGCTCGTTCATATGCAGCCCAGGGCGGATGAAGGCCCAGAGCTGATAGAAGATGAAGGGCGAGCTGATGAAGATGGCGGCCCAGAAGCTGAGGCGCATCAGACTGAAGAAGGGCTCGGCCAGGTCCGTGAAGGCCCAGGGCTGGAGGGCGGCCACCGGCTGCCCCATCTGGCGCGCCATCGCGTTCAGGAAGGGGACCTGGGCCCAGTGCCAGAGCAGGAAGCGCAGGGGGGGGATGCCCTTGAGAGGCGCAAGGTACGACTGGAGACCAAAAGGAAAGCTGTAGGTGACGGCGAAGGCCACCACCACGGCGAGGATGGCACGGGTCAGGCGCACCCGCAGCTCCTGCAGGTGCTCCCAGAAGCTCATCTGGTTCGGGGGCGTTTCCGGGATCGGCACGTTCGGGCTCGCCCCTGTCTACTTCTTGTCCTCGTCGTCCTTCAGAGGCGCTGTCAGCTCGCGGCTGGCCTTCTTGAACTCCTGGATGCCCTTGCCCAGGGACTTGCCCAGCTCCGGCAGCTTGGAGGGGCCGAAGAGCAGCAGCAGGACCAGCCCGATCAGCAGAATTTCGGTGACACCAAGATTGCCCATGGATAGCTCCTGTCCGCCTTGGAATTTAGGCTGGAGTCCGTCTCAATGCAATGGGAGAAACGCCTCAGACCGTGAGTCGGCCAATGGAGTGGTAGACCCAGCCCTTGGCCTTCATCTCCTCCGGGCGCCAAAGGTTCCGGCCATCGAAGATCACCTTGGCCTTCAGCCTCGCGGCCACCGCCTCCAGATCGGCCTTCTGATACTGGGGCCACTCGGTGGCCACCAGGAGGGCATCGGCCCCCTCGCAGGCCGCCATGGGATCCTCCACGTACTGGACGCGGTCCCCGATGCGGGCCTTCACATTGGGCATGGCCTCGAAGTCATGGACCACCAGCTCGGCCCCCTGGGAGAGGAGGTTCTCGATGAGCTCCAGGGCCATGGTCTCGCGGATGTCATCGGTGTGGGCCTTGAAGGCCAAGCCCCAGAGGGCGAAGCGCCGCCCGGTGAGGGGGGCGGGGTGGGCGGTGTCGCAGCCATAGTAGGCCCGCACCTTGCGGGCGAGCACCTGCTTCTGATGCCGGTTGACCTCAACGGTGGCCTCCAGGCAGCGCAGCCCCTGGCCGTTCTCCCGGCCCACCTTGAGGAGGGCCTGCAGGTCCTTGGGGAAGCAGCTGCCACCGAAGCCGGGGCCGGGATTCAGGAAGTAGCGGCCGATGCGGTGATCGCTGCCGATGCCGGCCTTCACGTAGTCCACATCGGCACCCACCCGCTCGCAGAGGGCTGCGATCTCGTTCATGAAGCTGATGCGGAGGGCCAGCATGGCATTGGCCGTGTACTTGGTCATTTCTGCACTGGGG
The sequence above is drawn from the uncultured Holophaga sp. genome and encodes:
- the tatC gene encoding twin-arginine translocase subunit TatC; this encodes MPIPETPPNQMSFWEHLQELRVRLTRAILAVVVAFAVTYSFPFGLQSYLAPLKGIPPLRFLLWHWAQVPFLNAMARQMGQPVAALQPWAFTDLAEPFFSLMRLSFWAAIFISSPFIFYQLWAFIRPGLHMNERKYVVPFVLVTSGMFVLGAVFAYFQAFKFLGDILFQEAKAAGLRANLHIDAYLDLFLYTLLTVGIMFELPVLTFFLARFRIVTARWLIKYWRHATVIIIIASAFLTPGDVVVTTVFFSVILFALYFVSVIVAWLAEPRKT
- the tatA gene encoding twin-arginine translocase TatA/TatE family subunit — encoded protein: MGNLGVTEILLIGLVLLLLFGPSKLPELGKSLGKGIQEFKKASRELTAPLKDDEDKK
- a CDS encoding UDP-glucose/GDP-mannose dehydrogenase family protein, whose amino-acid sequence is MEVVVVGSGYVGLVAAVGFADAGHRVLGVDVDAAKVAKLREGISPIYEPGLDELLQKHQASGALRFGLDLKEGIPTADVAFICVGTPQSEDGSADLQYVLAVAGGIGEAMALRPADARPLIVVDKSTVPVGTAAKVTATIAARTDRAFEVVSNPEFLREGSAIDDFLLPDRVVVGCRSDEAAATMKALYQAHLDAAIARNPEAGKWFRMDPPSAEMTKYTANAMLALRISFMNEIAALCERVGADVDYVKAGIGSDHRIGRYFLNPGPGFGGSCFPKDLQALLKVGRENGQGLRCLEATVEVNRHQKQVLARKVRAYYGCDTAHPAPLTGRRFALWGLAFKAHTDDIRETMALELIENLLSQGAELVVHDFEAMPNVKARIGDRVQYVEDPMAACEGADALLVATEWPQYQKADLEAVAARLKAKVIFDGRNLWRPEEMKAKGWVYHSIGRLTV